From the Pedobacter cryoconitis genome, one window contains:
- a CDS encoding LLM class flavin-dependent oxidoreductase yields MELGISMFGDLHVDPATGKIQSTQKRLAELMEEIKLADEVGLDILGVGEHHRPEYAIPSPEIILAAAAVVTKNIKLTSSVTVLSSSDPVKLYQNFAMVDLLSEGRAEIMAGRGSFTESFPLFGYDLQDYSALYEEKLDLLLKINAVQKINWEGRFRPSLVNQEVFPRATNNNLAVWVAAGGTPESVFRAGRLGLPLIFAIVAGTPLERFKPLFELYKNTYQQFGHDMAEFKVGMFSHALFGEDSQAIGDYYYPLYARQMDRIGLSRGWSLFQRHQYDYGRTKAGAMFVGDAAETIDKILYAKDLYGITRFIAHLDVGAPSHSHLMKAIEIYGTQIAPKVREFSGNSQSDHI; encoded by the coding sequence ATGGAATTAGGCATAAGTATGTTCGGCGATTTACATGTCGACCCGGCAACAGGTAAAATACAATCCACACAAAAACGACTGGCAGAACTGATGGAAGAAATCAAGCTTGCTGACGAAGTTGGCTTGGATATTTTGGGAGTAGGAGAGCATCATCGGCCGGAGTATGCCATACCAAGCCCTGAAATTATATTGGCTGCTGCTGCTGTGGTAACCAAAAATATCAAACTGACCAGTTCTGTAACTGTGCTCAGCTCTTCAGATCCAGTTAAACTTTATCAGAACTTTGCTATGGTAGACTTGCTTTCTGAAGGCCGGGCAGAAATTATGGCGGGAAGAGGAAGTTTCACTGAATCATTTCCATTATTTGGTTATGACTTACAAGATTATAGTGCATTATATGAGGAAAAATTAGACTTGCTACTCAAAATCAATGCAGTGCAAAAGATAAACTGGGAAGGTCGTTTTCGTCCGTCCCTGGTGAACCAGGAGGTATTCCCCAGAGCAACAAATAACAACCTCGCCGTTTGGGTTGCCGCTGGTGGTACACCTGAATCCGTGTTTCGTGCCGGGCGTTTAGGTTTGCCATTGATTTTTGCTATTGTCGCTGGTACACCGCTTGAAAGATTTAAACCCTTATTTGAACTCTATAAAAATACTTACCAGCAATTTGGACATGATATGGCCGAATTTAAAGTTGGTATGTTTTCACACGCTTTATTTGGCGAAGACTCTCAGGCGATCGGAGATTATTACTATCCGCTTTACGCCAGACAAATGGATAGAATCGGACTGAGCAGAGGCTGGTCACTTTTTCAAAGGCACCAATACGACTACGGGCGTACTAAAGCAGGGGCTATGTTTGTCGGAGATGCAGCAGAGACTATAGATAAAATCCTGTATGCGAAAGACCTGTATGGAATTACCCGTTTTATTGCACATCTGGACGTTGGTGCACCCTCTCATAGTCATCTGATGAAAGCTATCGAAATTTACGGAACCCAGATTGCACCTAAAGTACGTGAATTCTCTGGCAACTCCCAAAGTGATCACATTTAA
- a CDS encoding DHA2 family efflux MFS transporter permease subunit, which produces MSPLKRQILLITVIAAAIMELIDTSIVNVALNYMSGNLGATLEDISWVITSYAIANVIIIPMTSFLVNNLGRRNYYIGSIILFTFCSFMCGNATGIWELVAFRFLQGLGGGALLSVSAVVVYELFPKEKQATASALFGIGIFIGPTIGPTLGGFITENYSWPWIFYINIPIGIAAAISCMFLLGESPIKQQLKRIDWIGIFLLIAGVGSLQTVLERGETDDWFAAGYIIVLSVIATLSIIGFIVWELSIENPIVNLRILKYRSLSIAAILTFITGMGMYTSIYLTPVVAQRLLGFTPTQSGLLLLPGSIVAVLALIITGKLLQKGVAPAFMILLGFLCFIYFNWSMSRINLETPAIDITLNLIFRAIGMALLTVPLSTLAVSSLEAKDMPQGTSLNNMMRQLGGSFGISIINTYVARRVALHRMDLITHIKVENPVAVERINTYTHLFQQKGFGLLDAKQKAMQLIENVVVKQSFFSSYLDAYLLIGLFFAIVLPLLIFVAKRDKAKPLVIPSSDH; this is translated from the coding sequence ATGAGCCCTTTAAAACGTCAGATTCTGTTAATCACTGTAATTGCAGCAGCAATAATGGAATTAATTGACACCTCGATTGTGAACGTTGCCCTGAATTATATGAGTGGGAATTTAGGGGCAACCTTAGAAGATATCTCCTGGGTAATCACGTCTTACGCAATCGCCAATGTGATTATTATTCCCATGACCAGTTTCTTAGTTAACAACCTGGGCAGGAGAAACTACTATATCGGCTCTATTATCCTGTTCACCTTCTGTTCTTTCATGTGCGGTAATGCCACCGGAATCTGGGAACTTGTTGCCTTCCGCTTTCTGCAAGGTTTAGGAGGAGGGGCTTTACTTTCTGTCTCAGCTGTGGTAGTTTACGAACTGTTTCCGAAAGAAAAACAAGCGACTGCAAGTGCACTATTTGGCATAGGCATTTTTATCGGGCCAACCATCGGTCCAACTTTAGGAGGCTTTATTACCGAAAACTATTCCTGGCCATGGATCTTTTACATTAATATTCCCATTGGTATCGCTGCTGCTATATCCTGTATGTTTCTTTTAGGAGAATCACCTATCAAACAGCAATTAAAAAGGATAGACTGGATCGGTATATTTCTACTGATAGCCGGCGTTGGATCACTGCAAACCGTATTAGAAAGAGGGGAGACCGATGACTGGTTTGCAGCAGGCTATATTATTGTCCTTTCCGTCATTGCCACACTCTCCATCATCGGATTTATAGTATGGGAATTAAGTATTGAAAACCCTATCGTTAACCTGAGGATCCTAAAATACAGATCTTTAAGTATAGCTGCCATTCTGACTTTTATTACAGGAATGGGCATGTATACCTCTATCTATTTAACCCCTGTAGTTGCCCAGCGTTTACTCGGATTTACCCCAACGCAGTCCGGTTTATTACTCCTGCCCGGATCAATCGTAGCTGTTCTGGCACTAATCATTACCGGTAAATTGCTGCAAAAAGGAGTGGCTCCCGCTTTCATGATCCTGTTAGGCTTTCTCTGCTTTATTTACTTCAACTGGTCGATGTCCAGGATCAACCTGGAAACCCCGGCTATTGATATCACCCTGAACTTGATATTCAGAGCTATAGGCATGGCACTGCTCACTGTCCCTTTATCTACACTTGCTGTGTCTTCACTGGAAGCCAAAGACATGCCTCAGGGTACATCTCTCAATAATATGATGCGTCAGCTGGGAGGGTCATTCGGCATCTCTATCATTAACACCTATGTGGCCAGGCGCGTTGCCTTACACCGGATGGATCTGATCACTCACATTAAAGTAGAGAACCCAGTAGCCGTAGAAAGAATTAATACCTATACCCACTTATTCCAGCAGAAAGGTTTCGGACTGCTTGACGCTAAACAAAAGGCCATGCAGCTGATTGAAAATGTAGTCGTCAAACAATCCTTCTTTTCCAGTTACCTCGATGCTTATTTATTAATCGGGCTGTTTTTTGCCATTGTATTGCCCCTGCTCATTTTTGTTGCCAAACGTGATAAAGCAAAACCGCTGGTTATCCCTTCCTCAGATCATTAA
- a CDS encoding amino acid permease, whose translation MKQLNEKPDDNKLKRGLQNRHIQLIALGGAIGTGLFLGIGPAAVLAGPSVILGYAVAGIIAFFIMRQLGEMVVEEPVSGSFSHFAYKYWGSFAGFASGWNYWVLYILVSMSELTAIGIYVHFWWPSIPLWSSSLFFFLTINALNLTSVKVYGEVEFWFSIVKVVAIIAMIFFGCYLLVSGSGGEQASIQNLWNDGGFFAKGLLSSDGKGGYQGLLSAIALIMFSFGGLELIGITAAEAENPEKTIPKATNQVIYRILIFYVGALVILFSLSPWKNITTDSSPFVMVFESLKGFQFSLLGKTFFFTSIIANVLNMIVLTAALSVYNSCVYSNSRMLFGLAEQGNAPAFLSKLNKNHVPLKAILVSGLFVAISIVINKLMPEKALGILMSLVVSSLMINWLMISITHLKFRKQKQAEQVKTKFPSFIYPLSNYICLIFLVGILVIMWITGMKLPVELIPGWLILLYLCYLLVKRKKQQQA comes from the coding sequence TTGAAACAACTCAACGAAAAACCTGACGATAATAAGCTTAAAAGAGGCTTACAGAACAGGCATATCCAATTAATAGCACTTGGTGGCGCGATAGGAACAGGCTTGTTTTTAGGGATAGGCCCTGCTGCGGTACTTGCGGGCCCTTCCGTGATTTTAGGTTATGCAGTAGCTGGTATCATCGCCTTTTTTATTATGCGCCAACTCGGCGAAATGGTCGTAGAAGAACCCGTATCAGGAAGTTTCAGTCACTTTGCCTATAAATATTGGGGTTCATTTGCGGGCTTTGCTTCCGGCTGGAATTACTGGGTACTCTATATCCTGGTAAGTATGTCCGAATTAACAGCGATCGGGATTTATGTCCATTTCTGGTGGCCATCCATTCCTTTATGGTCGTCAAGTCTTTTCTTTTTTCTAACCATTAATGCGCTTAACCTCACTTCAGTTAAAGTTTATGGCGAAGTAGAATTCTGGTTCTCCATTGTTAAAGTGGTAGCCATCATTGCTATGATCTTTTTTGGCTGTTACTTATTGGTTAGCGGATCTGGCGGAGAACAGGCCAGTATACAAAACCTCTGGAATGACGGCGGATTTTTTGCGAAAGGGCTGTTAAGCTCAGACGGAAAAGGCGGTTATCAAGGTTTGCTTTCTGCAATCGCATTGATTATGTTCTCATTTGGCGGATTAGAACTCATTGGAATTACAGCTGCTGAAGCTGAAAATCCTGAAAAAACTATCCCTAAAGCAACAAATCAGGTTATTTACCGTATCCTTATTTTCTATGTAGGTGCGCTGGTTATACTTTTCTCTTTATCCCCATGGAAAAACATTACCACAGACAGCAGTCCATTTGTAATGGTATTTGAAAGCTTGAAAGGTTTTCAATTCAGCCTGTTAGGAAAGACCTTCTTCTTTACCAGTATTATTGCCAATGTATTGAATATGATTGTTTTAACCGCAGCTTTGTCCGTGTATAACAGTTGTGTCTACAGTAACAGCCGGATGCTTTTTGGACTAGCAGAACAAGGAAATGCCCCTGCTTTTTTATCAAAGCTGAATAAAAATCATGTGCCCTTAAAAGCTATTCTGGTTTCGGGATTATTTGTAGCGATCAGTATTGTTATCAATAAACTGATGCCAGAAAAAGCGCTGGGTATTTTGATGTCGCTGGTCGTTTCCTCACTAATGATTAACTGGCTGATGATTAGTATCACGCACTTAAAATTCAGAAAACAAAAACAAGCTGAACAGGTAAAAACCAAGTTCCCTTCCTTTATCTATCCATTATCCAATTATATCTGCCTGATCTTTTTAGTTGGTATCCTGGTCATCATGTGGATTACAGGAATGAAACTTCCGGTGGAACTTATTCCGGGCTGGCTTATACTTTTATATCTTTGCTATCTGCTCGTTAAGCGTAAAAAACAACAACAAGCTTAA
- a CDS encoding TetR/AcrR family transcriptional regulator translates to MNKSYTKAERTRNFIIESTAVIFNKKGYAGTSLTDLTNATGLTKGSIYGNFENKEEVAVAVFDYNCSRIARLTSQEVNQATTCYDKLMAYVRVYQTIIKETMNRGGCPVLNTATEADDTNGLLRKRAANAVLTWEGDLTTIIKKGILNGEFKTNTDPRKTALSIIALIEGGIMISKVTGDATAMDHILSTVETLIDQIER, encoded by the coding sequence ATGAATAAGTCATACACCAAAGCTGAACGTACCCGGAACTTTATCATTGAGAGTACTGCGGTGATATTTAATAAAAAAGGGTATGCCGGGACGTCCTTAACCGACCTGACCAACGCGACCGGCCTGACTAAAGGAAGTATTTATGGCAACTTTGAAAATAAAGAAGAAGTGGCAGTCGCAGTTTTTGATTATAACTGTTCAAGAATCGCCCGGCTAACAAGTCAGGAAGTTAACCAGGCAACCACCTGTTACGATAAACTGATGGCCTATGTCAGAGTTTATCAAACGATTATTAAAGAAACCATGAACAGGGGAGGTTGTCCAGTACTCAATACGGCAACGGAAGCCGATGATACCAACGGATTGTTAAGAAAACGAGCTGCGAACGCGGTGTTAACATGGGAAGGTGATCTGACGACAATTATAAAAAAAGGTATACTAAATGGTGAATTTAAAACAAATACAGATCCGCGTAAAACAGCCTTGTCCATCATTGCACTTATAGAAGGAGGAATTATGATTTCCAAAGTTACCGGTGATGCGACTGCAATGGATCATATACTCAGTACAGTAGAAACCCTTATTGATCAAATTGAGCGTTAA
- a CDS encoding DUF6268 family outer membrane beta-barrel protein has protein sequence MFKKNNFFQRLLLILLLLTGTNAMAQFGPENTLDVNAIYVPQSKYTQKNGQVENAEKTQKRIDLNYSFPISTKFDPATKKLEKWTGIVSGGYTEMSGKDNSQDLMPEKLLNTMLGVTYLRSMRNNWAMVSLLTAGVNTDLKAVDYHDIFISGGVLFIKTPRPGFSYGFGAFVVNALNAPIVLPGLMLHLETEGRFKFNIDIPTEVSVARDVTKKMEVKLAVRFKNTSFDTENTVEPGRRYLNYMELPAGLETKWKSKHFDFVLGGGYMILRNYDLKEGGIKNLFTNGQINKLGGNFYVNAGIRLKFNKEGK, from the coding sequence ATGTTTAAGAAAAATAACTTCTTCCAGAGATTACTTCTCATTCTTCTGCTTTTAACAGGCACAAATGCAATGGCCCAATTCGGCCCGGAGAATACGCTGGATGTTAATGCGATCTATGTCCCCCAAAGTAAATACACGCAGAAAAACGGGCAGGTAGAAAATGCCGAGAAAACTCAAAAAAGGATTGATCTGAATTATAGTTTTCCAATTTCTACTAAATTCGATCCTGCTACAAAAAAACTGGAAAAATGGACGGGTATTGTGAGTGGAGGTTATACCGAAATGTCTGGTAAAGACAATAGCCAGGATTTGATGCCGGAGAAACTACTCAATACTATGCTTGGGGTAACTTATTTACGCTCTATGCGAAATAACTGGGCGATGGTCAGCCTATTAACTGCCGGTGTGAATACGGATCTTAAAGCAGTAGATTATCATGATATATTTATCAGTGGAGGTGTACTTTTTATCAAAACTCCCCGGCCGGGATTCTCTTATGGATTTGGAGCTTTTGTAGTGAATGCACTGAATGCACCTATAGTTTTACCCGGTTTGATGTTACATTTAGAAACAGAAGGCAGATTTAAATTCAATATTGATATACCTACTGAGGTCAGCGTTGCACGTGATGTCACCAAAAAGATGGAAGTAAAGTTAGCGGTGAGGTTTAAAAATACAAGCTTTGACACTGAGAATACGGTTGAGCCTGGCAGACGTTATCTAAACTATATGGAATTACCTGCTGGCCTGGAAACCAAGTGGAAGAGTAAACATTTTGATTTTGTACTGGGTGGTGGTTACATGATTTTAAGAAATTACGATCTTAAAGAAGGTGGCATCAAGAATTTATTTACCAATGGACAGATCAATAAATTAGGTGGAAACTTTTATGTCAATGCCGGAATCAGGCTTAAATTTAATAAGGAGGGTAAATAA
- a CDS encoding SDR family oxidoreductase, with protein sequence MKSTNNTILIAGGTAGIGFEIAKLLTEKGNHVIITGRDQKRLDAAVAKLDNVTGIVFDTTQEAEVDLLVDRIATDFPTLNVVINNAGLAYTYDVFAGNKSWEKAAEEMNTNYVSLIRLTEKLLPQLLKQEASALVNVSSIVAIAPGIRVLTYSSSKAAVHSYTQGLRLTLKDTSVKVFELMPPLVNTEFSKEIGGAENGIPPLQVATEFAEAFENDTYEIHVGATAQVYELARTSPLVALNAVNGVEA encoded by the coding sequence ATGAAATCAACAAATAATACTATTCTGATTGCTGGCGGAACTGCTGGGATCGGATTTGAAATCGCTAAACTATTAACAGAAAAAGGTAATCATGTGATCATTACCGGCCGCGATCAGAAACGCCTTGACGCAGCAGTAGCTAAACTCGATAATGTGACAGGTATTGTTTTCGATACCACACAAGAAGCAGAAGTTGATCTTTTAGTGGATAGGATTGCCACTGATTTTCCTACCCTGAACGTGGTGATCAATAATGCAGGACTTGCTTATACCTATGACGTATTTGCCGGAAATAAATCATGGGAAAAAGCAGCAGAGGAAATGAATACCAATTATGTTTCCCTGATCCGTCTCACAGAAAAACTATTGCCTCAACTGCTCAAACAAGAAGCTTCCGCACTGGTTAATGTGAGCTCCATTGTGGCTATCGCGCCAGGAATTCGCGTACTGACTTACAGTTCAAGTAAAGCAGCAGTTCATTCCTATACACAAGGATTACGTCTGACTTTAAAAGACACCAGTGTTAAAGTATTCGAATTGATGCCGCCATTAGTAAATACTGAATTCTCTAAAGAAATTGGCGGAGCAGAAAATGGTATCCCACCTTTACAAGTGGCTACAGAATTTGCTGAAGCTTTTGAAAATGATACCTATGAAATACACGTAGGTGCAACGGCGCAGGTTTATGAACTGGCGCGCACTTCGCCTCTGGTTGCTTTAAATGCTGTAAACGGAGTAGAAGCATAA